A single window of Opisthocomus hoazin isolate bOpiHoa1 chromosome 5, bOpiHoa1.hap1, whole genome shotgun sequence DNA harbors:
- the NOP56 gene encoding nucleolar protein 56 has protein sequence MPVPGGGGGGKMVLLHVLFEHAAGYALFAVREVEEIGLLLPEVEQSVLTIGKFHNVVKLVAFAPFKSAQSALENINAVSEGLLHEDLRLLLETSLPAKKKKVLLGVADAKIGAAILEELGYQCQTGGVVAEILRGIRLHFHALVKGLTAQSASKAQLGLGHSYSRAKVKFNVNRVDNMIIQSISLLDQLDKDINTFSMRVREWYGYHFPELIKIVAENYAYCRLAKFIRNRRELSEESLPGLEEIVMDAAKAQAILEASRSSMGMDICPLDLINIESFSSRVISLSEYRRGLQEYLRSKMSQVAPSLSALIGEVVGARLISHAGSLTNLAKFPASTVQILGAEKALFRALKTRGNTPKYGLIFHSTFIGRAAAKNKGRISRYLANKCTIASRIDCFSEVPTSVFGDKLREQVEERLAFYETGEAPRKNLEVMKEAVAEASEVVAKFRRKQEKREKKKQKREKRRLEALAVAAEEAEDAVPEENDIESKKKKRKKQQQEPEAESEPEPEPELEENGLEEEALPKKKRKRVLEAAPEEEGEEEEEKKKKKKKKKARDLEED, from the exons ATGCCAGTTCCGGGCGGCGGTGGAGGCGGCAAGATG GTGCTGCTCCACGTCCTGTTCGAGCACGCGGCCGGGTACGCGCTGTTCGCCGTGCGGGAGGTTGAGGAGATCGGGCTGCTGCTGCCGGAG GTGGAGCAGAGCGTCCTCACCATCGGGAAGTTCCACAACGTGGTGAAGCTCGTGGCCTTCGCGCCCTTCAAGTCGGCGCAGAGCGCGCTCGAGAACATCAATGCCGTCTCggaag GGCTCCTGCACGAGGACCTGCGGCTGCTTCTGGAGACCTCGCTGCCGGCCAAGAAGAAGAAGGTGCTGCTGGGGGTCGCCGATGCCAAGATCGGGGCCGCCATCCTGGAGGAGCTGGGCTACCAGTGCCAGACGGGCGGGGTGGTGGCCGAGATCCTGCGCG GGATCCGGCTGCACTTCCACGCGCTGGTGAAGGGGCTCACGGCGCAGTCGGCCTCCAAGgcgcagctggggctggggcacagCTACTCCCGGGCCAAGGTGAAGTTCAACGTCAACCGGGTGGACAACATGATCATCCAGTCCATCAGCCTGCTGGACCAGCTGGACAAGGACATCAACACCTTCTCCATGCGCGTGCG GGAGTGGTACGGGTACCACTTCCCCGAGCTGATCAAGATCGTCGCGGAGAACTACGCGTACTGCCGGCTGGCCAAGTTCATCAGGAACCGGAGGGAGCTGAGCGAGGAGAGCctgccagggctggaggagaTCGTCATGGACGCTGCCAAGGCGCAGGCCATCCTGGAAGCCTCGCGCTCCTCCATGG GGATGGACATCTGCCCCCTTGACCTCATCAACATCGAGAGCTTCTCCAGCCGCGTCATCTCGCTGTCGGAGTACCGCAGGGGCCTGCAGGAGTACCTGCGCTCCAAGATGAGCCAGGTGGCTCCCAGCCTCTCGGCGCTCATCGGGGAGGTG GTGGGCGCCCGCCTCATCTCCCATGCCGGCAGCCTGACGAACCTGGCCAAGTTCCCGGCCTCGACGGTGCAGATCCTGGGGGCTGAGAAAGCCCTCTTCAG GGCTCTGAAGACGCGCGGGAACACCCCCAAGTACGGACTCATCTTCCACTCCACCTTCATCGGGCGAGCGGCCGCCAAGAACAAGGGCCGCATCTCACGCTACCTGGCCAACAAGTGCACCATCGCCTCGCGCATCGACTGCTTCTcag AAGTCCCCACCAGCGTCTTTGGGGACAAGCTGCGCGAGCAGGTGGAGGAGCGCCTGGCCTTCTACGAGACGGGCGAGGCGCCGCGCAAGAACCTGGAGGTGATGAAGGAGGCGGTGGCAGAG GCGAGCGAGGTGGTGGCCAAGTTCAGGAGGAAGCaggagaagagggagaagaagaagcagaagcggGAGAAGCGGCGGCTGGAGGCGCTGGCTGTGGCTGCCGAGGAGGCGGAGGATGCGGTGCCGGAG GAGAACGACATTGAGtccaagaagaagaagagaaagaagcagcagcaggagccggaGGCCGAATCGGAGCCAGAGCCGGAGCCGGAGCTGGAGGAGAACGGGCTGGAGGAAGAGGCCTTGcccaagaagaaaaggaagcGGGTGCTGGAGGCTGCcccggaggaggagggggaggaggaggaggagaagaagaaaaagaagaaaaagaagaaggccCGGGACTTGGAGGAGGACTAG